The genomic segment GTTGAAGTAGACTTTACTGCTTCTTTTGTCTGTCCTACCCACAAATACATTCATACCTTCTCATAACATAGAGACTAAATTCTCTGTTGTGCCTCAGAGCTTCTGTGCACTGTGCCTTGTTGTGTATCAACGGCTGGGGCTTAGTAAACAGTCTGTGAGACACTGTGTCACAAGGAGTGAGTCACACCCAAGTTGGTAACACGTCCATTTTCTGCTTCCCTGTGCATCCTGATGCAGGGGTTggtccctctctccccaccactAAGATCCCCTCACTGAAACagaacctgtttcctcatctataaagtgagatATTTGGAGAATATGCTTCCAGCTATTCTTTAGAGAATCTTAGGcttattatacattatttttgaatttttttctcattaatgaaaaagaaaataactccattattttattttgttattaacaAGGACTTTAAAACTGAGGGCTTATCTAAATTAGGTAATGTCTTCCTTACCAAGTTCAGCCCAAATTCCAAGAACTTGTATTTTGGCTTGGTTTTCAGGACTTCCTGTTCCAGTTGGTTAGGAAACACATCAAGGGTATCATTATTTAAGACACATTAATAAATCTCTCTTGTTGCATCTGGAAATTGCAAGCATGTTGAGGGTTGTGAAACTGGCCCTTTCAGTGCCTGAATCTGTATATTTGGTAGATGCATAGGGAtaatgcaaattattatataaaagtTGGAAAAGTGACTTGAGGTAAGCAGTGGCAACAATGACTTAGTCCCAGATGTAGGATATAAGATAATTAAATGGAATAATTAATTCCACAATTCTTTGTTGAGCTTCTGTGTATTCCTAGCACTGTACTAGAAGCTAGTCAATTCTACTGAGGGtgatggtgtatgtgtgtgtacgtgtattGATATACATGTTAATTAACAATTACAGTAACATGTATGCTGAGTGTTAAATACAAATTTATGAGGGTGgattgggagcacagaggagggaaCCTAAGTCTGTTAGGCACACGTTGGGAACATCATGATATATTTTTGTAGCTTTGTAAGTGCTCATCTCACTTTTACCTCTTAGCAATTTAtatggggctttttttttttttttaagttccagtTTCATAAAACCTACACTTTTGTGCCTTGTCTGCTGGCCCATAAACCCCTgtttatatgtgaaatttaagCCACTGTATAtcagctaataaatgaatatttgagCCATCATGTGATGGAGTTACCCATCAGCCAACATTCCAGTTTTCAGGGCATCACCATCTTTTCTGAGTGGCAAGGTTAGATAGTGTTGCACTTCTGTCTTTATGAGAATACCTAGAAAAAGAACTTTGGAAGTGCCAATGCTATTGATACCTAGTTAAGGTATCATTTATCTTATCTTAATAAAATTAAGGGGAAATTATTAGGCAAGCCAGAAGTTACAGAGCTTTACTGtcaatatatgcatatttattttggGCCACACTCAACTAGTTTCACATGAGAATGTATATTACCTGAACAATTTGTTCTGCCTACTTCTAAAGTATCACCTTCTAGGAAACTTACCCCTTATTTCCATTATAGCTTTATTTTCAGTACTAACTGTGGGATCTGAAGGCCTGGGGAAAATCCTGATATCCTCTCATTAGTTGGAAGCCTGCTGTCAGCATTTtgctttacttaaaataaaaGTGGTACTTTGTGCCAGTGGGAGCCACCTCCTGACTGCAACACCATCGGGCCTGGTGACCAGCCAGCTGGGGTTCGTGCCTTGGAGCACGCTTCTTCCTGTCTGGTTTTAGGTGACAGAGTCAAGCTGAAGAGGCCCAAGGGGCTGCTCTTGCCCCAGAGAGTCTTGGGGAGGCCTTTTAAGGTCTATTTGTTTGATACACACCTCGACCAGTAACAGTGGGTGGGAACATGAGTGCCTCGGGCAGACAGTACACACGTCTGCTGCAGGAAAGCCACGAGGAGACCCTTGTCCTAGCCGtccaccgcccccccccaccgCTTTGACCCCTCTAGGCCTGTAATACCTCAGGCTTCCGCATActgcgccccccaccccagtgaGGGGGCATGTAGGGGCCTCCTCTCTGTAAGATTAGCTGTCCCCCCTTCCCTCAGGCCCTGGCATCTGACCAGAAGGCCAGtgtagaggaggaggagggtcaTACCTGAGGAAGACTTTGTAGGGCTGGGACTCCTCTAAGCCCAAGGCAAACCTCTAGAATCAAGGACCTCAGGCCAAGAAGGAGCCCAAGCCGTGTTATGGTGAGGGCGTGGGGTCCTGGGGCTCACTCTGTAGGCTGCCACCCACTCTCCACCACGGGGATGACCCAGCTGGGGAGCCACACAATCCCTGCTTGTTCCTCACGCCCAGGGTCTGTTCTATTGCCTCCTACACCCCTGCCACACAATGCGAGTGTTCAGCCTAAAGCATTCtgactcaaaaaatgggcatttCACTCAGCAAGCCACACAACAATGCCTTCAATCTAAGCTCTATCCTTCTGAAACAATATTAAtttctaggaaagaaaaaaactgttcTTAACCGCAAATTAGATCCGTAGTGTTtttcaaagaacagaagaaatcatctcctcaaaaaaaaaagtatacccAGTAATACCCAgaacaaacaaacgaacaaaaccCCCTGAAGGTTAATCAGTCATGCAGATCATGTTTTATATCGTTGGCCAGTGGAGTCATATTCTGCTGCTTTGTACTTGCCCTTCCAGGAAATGAATCATAGAGGCAGTACGTCAACTGAACCTGTCTCTTCTCCAGGCATCCTACCTAAATAAATCATCCCAGCTGGAGCAGGATGGTCCTGTCTTGGGCGGCATTCAGAAAGTGGGTGCCCCATTTCAGTGCTGGGGGCCCTGTGATTCTGGTGCATTGCCTCCTTTCCAGGGGGCCGTGCCTTAATTCCGGGGCCCAGCACTGAGCACAGCGCTAACTACACCTTCTCTCTCCTCTATGGAGTCTTCTCAGTTACTTTCCAGTCTCACATCTCCTACAGCTTCTGTTCTCCTGCTTGGCCTGACTGACAGCAGAGCCTACACCACTCCCTCGGCAGATGGACAGAAATGTGGATTGTACATCAGGCAGGAGTCTCTGCCTTACAAATGTCCAACTTGCAAAGGTCCCTTCCTGCTCACAGTGGACTCCTGCTTCCCCACATCCAACATACCCTGTGCCCGCTAGAGCAGTCTTCCTTTTCCAGGGCcctaggctgcggtccatggggtcgcaaagagtccgacacgactgagcgacttcactttcacttttcgctttcatgcattggagaaggaaatggcaacccactccagtgttcttgcctggagaatcccagggatgggggagcctggtgggctgctgtctatggggtcccacagagtcggacacgactgaagtgacttagcagcagtagcagcttagCAGAGAATTCCTCCTTCGCCCAGCATTGGCTGCTGGCCCCTAACCAGACAAGCCATGGGCAAACATTGGCCTCAGATACAGGTCTAGTGTGAGCAGGTTTCACaccgccccctgccccctccaggcTTTCTCCCTGGTTATGCAAAGATGAGGTGGAAGGGCACCAGCCAGAAAAGTGGaaaatgatgtttattttttctgaCGATGGCAACAAGGTTAGTAGGGAAGAGATGTGGGGCAATGGCCTTGGGGGCTTCCACTGGGCCTCCAGTCGCTGCCCTAAGACAGTTGCAGGAGGAAAACCCCACCTGCTGGACTGACTAAGGGTGCCCAGCTGCTCCCCTCTGGACCACTCTGCCCACAGAAACCTCAGGTCTCCTCCATAAAGGGACCAGAAGCTGCTCTGTGCCTGAACAGGGCTTAGGTCAATTAAAACAGACAAGTTTACGGCATGGACAAGGTAGAGATGGATCTTCTGAGAAGTGGGAGATAGAATTTATTTCCCACTTATCACAGTTTATTTTATTAGAATACGCATTGCAACACAATGAGTGAGCAGTAGGGATTGTTCATCGGATGAGGTTAAAACTTTCAGGTTAAAATTAGagtatatatggagagagagttATATGCTATATATTTAATTGCTTTGTAAAcctaaaatgcatttaaaaaattctaactgtgagaagttattttaaatatattaaatatatttataatatattaaatatattatattataaataatatatttatattcctgACACCAGAATATATATGTTATgtatcatatcatatatataatgtataatttatataatatataatgttatatattataaatataatatataatgtatattatgtgttataaacataatatataatgttatattatatgttataaatataatatatagtgtacattatgtattataaatatataatgttatattatatattataaatataatatataatgtatattataaatatattaatagctaCATTGCATTTCTAAGAATAAACAGCGGATTTTCCCCATGAATCTATATGCATAGCATTATTTGCCAACTGAGATTTTCCATTAGTTTTTTTCTCCTCGTCTTCACACAAATGGACTGAAAATAGTTAATTTTCTGATTGCTGTTAGTAAAATATCCTGTTTCAGGCTTGAAGCAAGGATGCCAATGTGGTACCACTCTCAATCTGTTAGGATTCTTCAAAGAAGCAGAACCAAtagactatatatatacatatatatatttaaagagattTACTATAAGGAATTGGTTCACACAGTTATGGAGGCTGAAAGTCCTGAGATCTACAGGGTGAGTTGGCAAGCTGGAGACCTAGGAGAGCCAACGATGTATGGTTCCATCTGAAGGCTGGCAAACACCGGACCCAGGAAAAGCCAGTGTTTTAGCCTGAATCTGAAGACAGGAAAAAGCTGACATACCAGTCTGAACGCAGTTCAGCAGAAGGAAGGTCAGCCTTTTTGTTCTGTTCAAGCCTTCAACTGGTTGGTTGAAACCCACGTGAAGGAGGGCAATCTACTCTACTCAGTCTAACATGTAAATATTAATTGTATCCAAAATATAGTCATAGAAACACCCAAAAGAATGTTTGGCTAAGTATCTGGGTACCTCCATGGTGCAGGCAAGCCAAAGCATAGAATTAGTCATCATATACCCAAACTAGGATTTCATACTGTCTTCAGTATTACCCAACATTCATGTCAAGTTCACTAAGTATTGGGTGCTGAGCTGGGTCATAGGTGTAGTGAGAAGCGTAAGACACTGTCtctcctcttgagaaatttttggTTTATTGGTATGGGTCTCCTATATCTTGTGAagcatgtgcgtgctcagtcgctcagttgtgtctgactctttgtgaccccatgcactgtagcccacctggctcttctgtccatgggattctccaggcaagaataccagtgctggttgccttttccttctctaggggatcttcccaacccaggggttgaacctgagtctcctgtgtttcctgcatcggcaggcaaagctgattctttaccagctgagccaccagggaaagcccctgTGAAGCACTGTCATGCCCATTATTTCATCTGAACTTCACAACCATCTCTGAAGCAGGCAAGGGAGGTGTCACCCCTATAacccagataaggaaactgagggtcagagaagTGAGATGAGTTGGGCAAGACCTCAAAGCTAAGCTAATGTGAGGCAACTGGGACCTAAATCCCCTGGTTTCTGATTTTACATCACCTCTTATGTGGAACTTCCTTCATTCTGCCAAGCACTTACACTTCTGTCTCCCAGCTCCTTTGTCAAACTTGAGGAAGGGCACTTTGCCTCTAAGCAGTACCTTGAACACAGGCAGTCAGTCTGCATCTGCTGTACAGAGCTGCTGACAGTCTTCCTCTCCTATTAAGTCTTCTATATTCTACAAGTGACCTATGAATAAGATTGTTATTGTTTCATAGGTACATAGTTTCAGTTTCACAAGATGAAAAAAGTTCTGGAGttggatgatggtggtggttgcgCAACAATGTGACTGTATTAAACTTAACACCCTTAAACTGTACACTTCAAAATGGTcaaaatggtgaattttgtgtTACATGTATTTTACTACTATTAAAAAAGATCATAGAACCTAGATGaactatttcttttcattattgacGACTTGGTCTGAAAAATCATTACCAACCACGACTGTTACTTAGTCCATCAACTGTAAATATTTTGGGTTCCTCTCTTGCTGGCATCCCTGTGGGAGATGTAAGTGGGGGACAGTGCATGTGAGCCTAACCATCTTGTTAGGGAGATAAGGGTATCACAAAGGAACATGCAAGAGTTAACAATATGAGACAAAAATGTTGGAGGCGGTAAATCTAAGAGCTAAATAAGTGGCATAAAGCAAAAGCGCttgggtattttaaaaaatacatcaggTTAACCTGATATTTATTTAGCATCTAGAataatatagggcttcccaggtggtgcagtggtaagaacctgcctgccaaagcaagaaaCACAAgtgggatccctgggtcaggaagatcccctagagtaggaaacggcaacccgctcatgtattcctccctggaaaattccttggatagaggagcctggcgggctacagtccatggggtctcggagtagaacatgattgagcacacaggAGCATGAGAATGATATAGAAACTCCATTAAATATAAAAAGGATCAAGCATCTAGTTTGCTTTGCGTTTCTGAAATAGGTTTTTATTTAGGTTCAACTTTAGGAACCTCTGGTTTGCAAGGATGTGAGACACTCAGATAGAGTACCACCTGCTCGGGCCCTGGAAGCGCTGGAGGTATTTGCTCATTGGACGGTCACCTCAGTTTTGTTTCTGAATTCCTGTCTGTCACTTCTGTAAGGGGTTGAGCAGGACGCTGGTAAGGCTCGCCTCATGGTCTCTTGTTCTCCTTAGGGTAAAAGGAAATGGGGGCCTGATACTCACCCGACGAATAGAAGACCTGTGGGAGCTTCACCCGTCCTTCGACATCGTGGTCAACTGTTCAGGCCTTGGAAGCAGGCAGCTTGCAGGAGACTCAAAGATTTTCCCAGTGAGGGGCCAAGTACTCAAAGTGCAGGCTCCCTGGGTCAAGCACTTTATCCGAGATAGCAGTGGGCTGACATATATTTACCCTGGCATATCCAATGTAACCCTGGGTGGCACTAGGCAAAAAGGAGACTGGAATTTGTCCCCAGATGCAGAAATTAGCAAAGAGATTCTTTCCCGATGCTGTGCCCTCGAGCCCTCTCTCCGTGGAGCCTATGACCTAAGAGAGAAAGTGGGTTTGAGGCCCACTAGGCCAGGCGTACGGCTGGAGAAAGAGCTACTAGCTCAGGACAGCCGGAGGCTGCCTGTGGTCCATCACTATGGCCATGGAAGTGGGGGCATCGCCATGCACTGGGGCACTGCTCTGGAGGCCACCAGGCTGGTGAACGAGTGTGTCCAAGTCCTTAGGACTCCTGCTCCCAAGTCAAAGCTGTAGGTGACCCGAAATGATAGCAAATGGCCCCAGAATCTATTAATCAAAATGTAACTTAAGTACCAGAAGAGATTCAAGTAACTTTTCTGTTGAATGAAAGTTTAATTGGACAcgattttgttttcaaaattagaaTTGATGCAATAGGTATCAGTAGACTTAAACCTACTACTGATCTAACTTAGTACTAGTTAGTACTAGCTATGACATAGGGCGTTaagctctatttttgtttttaaaaaaatacttgctataaatatttcttttaaatctcaGGTCCAAGGATCTAAGCTAATTCACACGGATGCAagaattttgatatatttttttggcTTATAAATCCACAGGAGGAGATAATGTATGGAAAACACTTAACTCACTGTCAGTTGCAGAGCTGCCGTGATGCTCATAGGTTGTAGTCAAGTGAACACTATAATCCTTAAAAATTACACGGCGATATACAATTCAGGCTCATTCCACTTAGTGGAAGACAAAGGATGAATCCTGCTAGTGTTAATGGCAACCTCTACTTCCCCTCAGCTGGCAGATGGTAGAAGATAGTGATGATGTGTTGTTTACAGGTGTGGCATCAACTCAATTGCTGTCTGGGGTCAGCCACCTAAGGGGTGTACTTTCCATTACCACAAATAATTGAGAGGTGGCTTACTGGGTGGTTGACTTTGCCTAAGCATTTTTGAAGATTGAATTTCATGTGCAGCCAAAGAGCTAATTTGCTAATTAAGATGGAACAATCACTCTGGATGAAATATAACCGAAGAGTTTTCTGCAAGTTGTTAAAAAGTACTGAGAAGGAGTGGGAGTATGTCTCATGACACAATGATTTTGGAATTACTGAATTAATAAATCTAATCTGGATTCTTGGCTTGGTCTTTAATCCGTTCATGTGTGTTGTGAATACTCATGAGGGTTTTTGGCTGAGTGAATGATAAAGGAGATGCTATTCATTAAGATAAGGAAGCTTAGgagaaatatatgaaatttttttttagtgagaatagtttgttttatttattttttaacattggaGAATCTCTAAGTTTGACTATATCTAATTTAAATATAGGGCCTAAATAGTTGTCATAAGATGTAATGCGTATGGTGTTTATGCAATAGTTATTGTCAAAAAGGTGTATGAAAAGTGTATACACGAAGatcaaaaaatatatgtaattctatttttaattttgggggtATATTTCTCACGTTTAGTAACAATAAGTTCTATTTTAGACATCTTGAGGGGAGTATGGGGTTGGCAAACAGCATGGGAAAGAGCCCCCAGCACAGCTCCATTCTTCTTGTTTTGTTCATTGAACTTTTGTATGTGATtttgtgtgggaaaaaaaaaaaaacctgtgctggaagagacaaagatggagacAGAGCATGCACGCCGAGCTCTTGATCACCCTTGCAGTAATGAAATTCCCAAGTTAAATCAAGGGTGGATTCTTTTCTATGTATTTCCATCAGGGGGCGTTGTTGTATCAAGTTCAGATATACTGGTACATTTGAAAATTTAGAAATGGCTAGAAATAAAAATTGGATATGGAGGTGTGTGGAGTATGTGGGTGATTCTTCTGAGGTTTTAGAGTTTATATGCTCaaacttcaattttttttgaattttgtttagAGTATTTGAGAAATGTACAAGCTCAGATGGActgaaaatacacacatacacacacacccatccatATACACACGTGCACTCACTACACATGATCTGTGAGAAATAATATGATAAAATGGTATTTTGAAGAGGGCATTTAACAACTTTTTAgtggttaaaaatgaaaatgatgggacttccctggtggtgcagtgactaagactccgtgctcccagtgcagggggctcaggttcaatccctggtcagggaactagatcctacatgctgcaactaggagtTCCCATGCCACAGccaagacccgatgcagccaaataaataaataaatagaaatattttttaaaaatgaaaatgctcgGAACAGGTAGATTTTGGTCATTTTTACAAGTCTTAAGTGTACTCAGTTGTTCCTTATGCCCACCGTTTAGATCCTGCAGCATTTTCATTTCCTGTAGGTAGGTTCATACTCTATGATTATTGCCTATTTGCAACAGTCTAAGCAATTACTCTAATTTAACTCTTCATTTTATATTCCTAAAGCCTAACATTATAAGACTGAAAAATTAGAGGCTTCTGGAGAAAGTGGTCATGGCTACATGCCCTGATTTCATTTTTACTATTAAATATGTGATTCTTCtcttaaatgtttgtttattttgatcaGTTGCTGGGTTGCATGTTATAGTCACCtgggaaattttgaaaaactaaTGATTCAAGCCCTTCTCTAATAAATTAGCATCATTGGGGTTGGGTGGAGCTCTGGTATCAGTATTTATTCGTAACCCACAGAGTTCTATCCAATAGCTGGGACAGAAGGTTATGAGCACTGCCTCATTCCTCTCCTCATTGGGCTCTGTCACTACTGTAACCactcttctctcccttcttcctctgcaCCTTGGGGCACTGAGCTAAGAGTGATGTGCTCACATAAGCAGGTATGTCCTTAGACACGCCTGGGCAAGGTAGCAGGAATTATCTGTTTCTCAAAGTGGCTCTCTAGAAATTCTGGGAACCGTCTTGCTCGCTGTAGCTCAGCTGCTCAGAGACAGCCATCTGCTCAGAGACAGACAGTCTCTCTGAATGAGAGACTGAATATACAAATGAACAATGGCCAGACTATATATAAAGGAACTCTGATCCATGGCCTGCAGCAGCTGGCCCAGGAAGCCACCTTCTTCTTTATAATCACCAGCGAGGGAGCCAGTCTGCTACAGGTCAGATTTGTAAGATGCTAAATTGCTGTCTCTTGTAACGATCCAGAAAGCTTAACAATCATTTCTGGAACAATTGGCCCCAAATGGTCAGTACTTGGTTAATAACTGACAGTTTCCCTAAAATTTGTCCTGTTTTCAACTTAGGACcaaccagagaaagccaaatacACCCTATCCAATCATGCAGGATGCCCCTCTTTGGAGAAAGGCATATGTTTAAAACCTTTTAATTATGTATTGGagaatagccaattaacaatgttgtgatagttccagGTGAATAGGGAAGggattcagctatacatacacatatattcattctctcccaaattcccctcccatccaggctgccacttaaTATTGAGCAgcattccatgtgctatacagtaggtccttgttggttatccatttaaaatatggcagtgtgtacatgtctattccaaactccctaactatccctcccatGCATTCTTCCCCCTAGCAGCCATAAGTTCTTCTTTAAGCTTGTGAGTCTCTCTGTTTTGcgagtaagttcatttgtatcatttctttttagatcccacaggtaagggatgtcatatgatatttctcctctgacttgcttcactcagtatgacaatctctagattcatctatgttgctataaatggcattatttcattctttataatgcttttacttttttcattgctgcgcaggcttttctctagttgcagtgagcaggagcACCATAACTCTGTAGTTATGGCGCACacgcttctcactgtggtgacttctcttgtgtaGTATGGGCTCTAGGTCAGCAGTTGCAAAGCCTGGGCTCAGTACTTGCGGTttcagggctctagagcacaggctcagtagttgtagtgcctGGGGTTATTTCCCCTGTGGAATGTCAGATCTTCCTGGATTAGAGATCAAACCcattttctcctgcattggcaggcagattctttaccactgagtcaccaggcagGACCTGAGGATGCTCCACTTCTTAATAGCCTGCCAACAGCTTCTGCACACCCGGAGCCTCTATTCAGGGGATACCTGAAGTCTTCTCTTTCGTGACTAAAAGACTTTCCCACACTTCTGCCTTCCTTGGAGAGACGGTGACTGACTCCCTTGCTATAGCAAGCTCTGAATAAATagtcattgtttttctcttttggctgGCCTTTTTTACTGTTTGTTTACACAAAGATTTCCTGTTTTGTAAGTTGAAGTCTTAGATCACTATGCTAAGGCCAAGAATGGGCCCCCATTTTCTATTACAGtccatttaaaactttttctgaaCATAGAGAACAACAGATTTCCCTCTCAAATCCCCTTCTTCAAGTGTCTGACATTTGTGGCTGAGCCAGGACCTGCTGTGCCTGTGACCCCGAGGGATACAGCAGCTTTGAGGGTACTAGCATGTACGTACGATGCTTCTTCAGCAGACAGAGTTTATGTACAGACTTTGAGGATTTTATTTGCTTTGCAAGAAAAGAAGTTAAGCAGAAAGGCCATAGTCCAGTAGGACATGGTTATACAGAAGAaaggctatttaaaaaaatgatatagatTGTTCCTTCTAttgaatgttaaagtttaagtgttagtcactcagtcttgtttgactctttgggactgcagggactggggcccaccaggctcttctgtccttggaattctccaggcaagaatactggaatgggttgccattttctcctccaggggatcttcctgacccagggattgaactcgtgtttcctgcattgcaggcagattgtttaccatctgaaccaccagggaaagtgaaagtgaagtcgctcagttgtatctgactctttgagaccccatggactgtagcctaccaggctcctctgtccatgggattttccttcttgaaccaccagggaagccacaaataAACACACCCTCTTGGCCTGGAgatgccagggattgaacctggtctcatgcgctctaccactgagctacatcCCTGTTTATGCATTCAAACCAACTGATAGTCGAACCATCATTTTTCTCAATCCATTAAGAGCTTTTAGCGAAAAGGAAGAAGATGATGGTGGGACCTGTGTCCTCTGGGAGTTGTAGCTCTGGGAAACCTGTTTCAGGATTCTGAAACAGATAGTTGAAATGAATGTAGCAACACTTACACTAT from the Bos taurus isolate L1 Dominette 01449 registration number 42190680 breed Hereford chromosome 9, ARS-UCD2.0, whole genome shotgun sequence genome contains:
- the DDO gene encoding D-aspartate oxidase (The RefSeq protein has 2 substitutions compared to this genomic sequence) — protein: MDTVRIAVVGAGVMGLSTAVCISKMVPGCSITVISDKFTPETTSDVAAGMLIPPTYPDTPIQKQKQWFKETFDHLFAIVNSAEAEDAGVILVSGWQIFQSIPTEEVPYWADVVLGFRKMTKDELKKFPQHVFGHAFTTLKCEGPAYLPWLQKRVKGNGGLILTRRIEDLWELHPSFDIVVNCSGLGSRQLAGDSKIFPVRGQVLKVQAPWVKHFIRDSSGLTYIYPGVSNVTLGGTRQKGDWNLSPDAEISKEILSRCCALEPSLRGAYDLREKVGLRPTRPSVRLEKELLAQDSRRLPVVHHYGHGSGGIAMHWGTALEATRLVNECVQVLRTPAPKSKL